TCAGCTGGAGCAGCTTCTTGCTCGCGGTATCCCTCGCCGCTTCCTGGCAGATCGCGTTCGGGCCGTATGTGGCGGACTATTCGCGTTACCTGCCGAGCCGCACGTCGTCGGTGAAAACCTTTTTCGCCGCGGGCGCAGGTTCAGTGATTGGCGCCCAGGTGGCGATGATCCTCGGTGTGTTTGCCGCGGCCATGTCCAACGGGCAATTCGCCGGCCATGAAGTGGCCTACATCGTCGGGTTGAGCGGCAGCGGTGCCGCCGCTGCGCTGCTGTATTTCAGCATCGCGTTCGGCAAGGTCACCATCTCTACGCTGAACTCCTACGGCAGCTTCATGTGCATCGCGACCATCATCAGCGGCTTTCGTGGTCGCCTGGAGGTGACGCGTCTGCAGCGTCTGGTCTTCGTGCTGGCCATCGTCGGCACGGCGACCCTGATCGCGTTGCTCGGCCAGCATTCGTTTCTGGGTGCGTTCAAGTCCTTCATCTTGTTCCTGCTGGCGTTCTTTACGCCCTGGAGCGCGATCAACCTGGTGGATTACTACTGCATCACCCGCGAGCGTTATGACGTGCCGGCGCTGGCCAATCCCAAGGGGCGCTATGGCCGCTGGAACCCTTTGGGTATCAGCGTCTATGTCTTTGGTGTGCTGGTACAGATGCCGTTCATCTCCACCAAGTTCTATACCGGCCCGTTGGTAGACGCGCTGGGCGGTGTGGATATCTCTTGGATCATCGGCCTGGTGTTGCCTGCCGCGCTGTATTACGTGTGTGCGAAAAAATGGCACGGCAGCGTGCCCGATCACCTGATCCTGCCGGTCGAGCAGGACAGCGTTGTACCCACTAAAACAAGTGGGGCCGGTCGCGCTGCGGCGCAGGCCTGACGGGACGTGGACAGGGCAGGATGCCTTTTGACTGCCGTAATCCATTTCATGATTGGGAGCGTCACACAATGAAAATGCATAAGACCCTGCTGACCACGTTGTTCTCTGCAGGCTTGCTGGCCAGCGCTGGCGCCCAGGCGGCCGGTTGGTGCGAGTCGGGTAAGCCGGTGAAATTCGCAGGCCTGAACTGGGAAAGCGGCATGTTGCTTACCGACATCCTGCAAACCGTGCTGGAAAAAGGCTACGACTGCAAAACCGACAGCCTGCCAGGCAACTCCATCACCATGGAAAACGCCCTGAGCAGCAACGACATCCAGGTCTTCGCCGAAGAGTGGGTGGGCCGCAGTGAAGTCTGGAACAAGGCCGAGAAGGCCGGCAAGGTGGTCGGCGTCGGTGCCCCGGTGGTGGGCGCTATCGAAGGCTGGTACGTGCCGCGCTACGTGATCGAAGGCGACGCCAAGCGCAAGCTGCAAGCCAAGGCGCCGGACCTGAAAAACATCGCCGACCTGGCCAAGTACGCCTCGGTGTTCAAGGACCAGGAAGAGCCGTCCAAGGGCCGTTTCTACAACTGCCCGGCCGGCTGGACCTGTGAGCTGGACAACAGCGAGATGCTCAAAAGCTACGGCCTGGAAAGCACCTACACCAACTTCCGCCCAGGCACCGGCCCGGCGCTGGATGCGGCGGTGCTGTCGAGCTACAAGCGTGGCGAGCCGATCCTGTTCTACTACTGGTCGCCGACGCCGCTGATGGGCCAGGTCGATCTGGTGAAACTCGAAGAAAAACCCGGCGTGGACAAGAGCGTGAGCATCAAGGTCGGCCTGTCCAAGGCCTTCCACGAACAGGCCCCGGAACTGGTGGCTGTGCTGGAAAAGGTCAACCTGCCTATCGACCTGCTGAACCAGAACCTGGGGCGCATGGCCAAGGAGCGTATTGAGTCGCCGAAGCTGGCGAAGATCTTCCTCAAGGAACACCCTGAAGTCTGGCACGCCTGGGTCAGTGAAGACGCAGCCAAGAAAATCGACGCGGCCTTGTAGGTCAAGTGTGCACGGCTACCCTGAGGGGTGGCCGGGCGACTGGCCGCAACCCATTGGATCGAGAGCACGCTATGTTTCCTGAGAGTTTTACGTTTTCCATTGCCGACTGGGTCAACGGTTGGGTGGATTCACTGGTCACCAACTACGGCGACGTGTTCCGGCAGATCTCCGACACCCTGCTATGGGCCATCGTCAACCTGGAAGGCCTGCTGCGCGCCGCGCCCTGGTGGCTGATGCTGGCCATCGTCGGCGGCGTTGCCTGGCACGCCACGCGCAAGGTGGTGACCACCGCCGTGATTGTCGGCTTGCTGTTCCTGGTGGGCGCGGTCGGCCTGTGGGACAAGCTGATGCAGACCCTGGCCTTGATGATGGTCGCCACCGTCATTTCGGTGCTGATCGGCATCCCGCTGGGCATCCTTTCGGCACGCAGCAATCGCCTGCGTTCGGTGCTGATGCCGCTGCTCGACATCATGCAAACCATGCCCAGCTTCGTGTACCTGATCCCGGTGCTGATGCTGTTCGGCCTGGGCAAGGTGCCGGCGATTTTCGCCACGGTGATCTACGCCGCGCCGCCGCTGATTCGCCTGACAGACCTGGGGATCCGCCAGGTCGACGGCGAGGTCATGGAAGCCATCAACGCCTTCGGTGCCAACCGCTGGCAGCAGTTGTTCGGCGTGCAATTGCCGCTGGCGCTGCCGAGCATCATGGCCGGCATCAACCAGACCACCATGATGGCGTTGTCGATGGTGGTGATCGCCTCGATGATCGGTGCCCGTGGCTTGGGCGAAGACGTACTGGTCGGCATCCAGACCCTCAACGTAGGCCGTGGCCTTGAAGCGGGGCTGGCGATCGTGATTCTTGCAGTGGTCATCGACCGCATTACCCAGGCCTATGGCCGTCCACGGCATGAGGCGAGCAAATGACCACTGTCAGCAAAATCGAAGTCAAAAACGTCTTCAAGATCTTTGGCGCGCGTTCCAAGGAGGCGCTGGCGATGGTTGGCCAAGGCAAGACCAAGGACCAGGTGCTGGCCGAGACCGGTTGCGTGGTGGGCGTGAACGACTTGTCGCTGAGCATCGGCACCGGTGAGATCTTCGTGATCATGGGCCTGTCGGGTTCCGGTAAATCCACCCTGGTGCGCCACTTCAACCGCCTGATCGACCCCACCAGCGGCGCGATCCTGGTGGACGGCGAAGACATCCTGCAACTGGACATGGACGCCCTGCGTCAATTCCGTCGGCACAAGATCAGCATGGTGTTCCAGAGCTTCGGCCTGCTGCCCCACAAAAGCGTGCTCGACAACGTCGCCTACGGCCTCAAGGTGCGTGGCGAAACCAAGCAGGTGTGCGCCGAACGTGCGTTGCACTGGATCGAAACCGTGGGCCTGAAGGGCTACGAAAACAAATACCCGCACCAACTTTCCGGCGGCATGCGCCAGCGCGTCGGCCTGGCCCGTGCATTGGCCGCCGACACCGACATCATCCTGATGGACGAAGCCTTCAGCGCCCTCGACCCGCTGATCCGCGCCGAGATGCAGGACCAGTTGCTGGAGCTGCAAAAGACCCTGCACAAAACCATCGTGTTCATCACCCACGACCTCGACGAGGCGGTGCGCATCGGCAACCGGATTGCGATTCTCAAGGACGGCAAGCTGATCCAGGTGGGCACGCCTCGCGAGATCCTGCATTCGCCGGCGGATGAGTATGTGGACAGGTTTGTTCAGCGGCGGGCGGCGGTGGTTTGATCCGGGTTGGGTGGTGAGGCTGCTGGCCCCCGATAGGGCCGGCAAAGCTGTAGAGAATATGAAGAGGTCAACAATGTCCCAGGCAACAAACATCACCATCGCCGACACGCCCCTGCACTGGCAGGACGTCGTCGCCGTCGCCCGCCACGGCGCTTTGCTCGAACTTTCGGGCCAGGCCTGGGCGCGCATCGACAACGCCCAGGCCATCGTGCAGCGCATCGTCACCAGTGGTGAACGCGCCTATGGCGTGAACACCGGCCTGGGCGCGCTGTGCAATGTGTCGCTGGCGGGCGAGCAACTCAGCCAGCTGTCGCGCAACACCTTGCTCAGCCATGCCTGCGGCGTCGGCCCGGTGCTCAGCGATGAGCAGACCCGCGCAATCATCTGCGCCGCCGTGATCAACTACAGCCACGGCAAATCCGGCCTGCATCCGCAGGTGGTACGTGCGTTGCTGGCGCTGCTCAATCACGGCATCACGCCGCAAGTGCCGTCCCAGGGCTCGGTGGGTTACCTGACCCACATGGCCCATGTCGGCGTGGCGCTGCTGGGTGTCGGCATGGTGAGTTATCGCGGCCAGGTCGTGACCGCGCAAGAGGCCTTGCAGGCCGAAGGTTTGCAGCCCGTGGTGCTCGGCGCGAAAGACGGCCTGTGCCTGGTCAACGGCACGCCGTGCATGACCGGCCTGAGCTGCCTGGCCTTGGCTGATGCCCACCACCTGCTGCAATGGGCCGACGTGATCGGCGCCATGAGTTTCGAAGCCCAGCGCGGTCAAATCGATGCATTTGATGAAGAAATCATCGCCCTCAAGCCGCACCCCGGCATGCAGCACGTCGGTCGCAACCTGCGGGCGTTGCTCGACGGCAGTGAAGTGATCGCCAGCAGCCAAGGCATTCGCACCCAGGACGCGCTGAGCATCCGCTCGATCCCGCAGATCCACGGCGCGGCGCGTGACCAGGTGGCGCACGCCACGCGCCAGATCGAGACCGAACTCAACAGCGCCACCGACAACCCGTTGCTGCTCGGCACGCCGGGCAACTACCGCGTGGTGTCCCAGGCCAACCCCCACGGCCAGTCCGTCGCCTTGGCCGCCGACCTGCTCGCCATTGCCATGGCCGAGATCGGCTCGGTGGCCGAGCGCCGCCTGGACCGTTTGATCAACCCGCATGTCAGTGGCTTGCCGGCATTCCTGGTGAGCAACCCTGGGGTCAACTCCGGGATGATGATCGTGCAGTACGTCGCCGCGTCCTTGTGTGGGCAAAACCGCCAGCTCGCGCAACCTGCGGTGCTCGATAATTTCGTCACCTCGGGCCTGCAGGAAGATCACCTGAGCATGGGCACCAACGCCGCGCTCAAGCTGCATCAACTGCTGGCCAACGTTACCCAGATTCTTGCCATCGAATACTTGTTGGCGGCCCAGGCCTTTGAATTCTTGAAGGACCAGCGCTTCGGCGCAGGCACTGACAGCGCGTGGCGTTTGCTGCGTGAAGTGGTCCCCGCGTACGAGCAGGACCGCTGGCTGGCGCCGGATATCGCGGCCGCCGCCAAGTTGCTCAAAGACACCGCGTTACCGAATTTGCACTGAACAATTTTTCAAAAAGAACAATTCACAAGGAGTACGAATGTGACTGCGCTAAACCTGAATCCAGGCCAACTGAGCCTTGCCCAACTGCGGGCCATCTACCAGCAGCCAGTGACCCTCAGTCTGGATGACAGTGCCTCGGCCCAGATCGAAGCCAGTGTGGCCTGCGTGGAGCAGATTCTCGCCGAGAACCGCACCGCCTATGGCATCAACACCGGTTTCGGCTTGCTGGCCTCGACCCGCATCGCCAGCGAAGACCTGGAAAACCTCCAGCGTTCCCTGGTGCTGTCCCACGCCGCCGGCGTCGGTGAGCCGATCAGCGATGCGCTGGTGCGGCTGGTCATGGTGCTCAAGGTCAACAGCCTGAGCCGCGGCTTCTCCGGGATTCGTCGCCAGGTGATCGACGCGCTGATCGCGCTGATCAATGCCGAGGTTTACCCGCATATTCCGTTGAAAGGCTCGGTGGGTGCCTCCGGTGACTTGGCGCCGCTGGCGCACATGTCCTTGGTGCTGCTGGGCGAAGGCAAAGCGCGTTACAAAGGCGAATGGCTGGAAGCGACCGACGCGCTGAAAATCGCCGGCCTCACGCCACTGACCCTCGCCGCCAAAGAAGGCCTGGCCTTGCTCAACGGCACCCAGGTGTCCACCGCCTATGCCTTGCGCGGCCTGTTTGAAGGCGAAGATTTGTTCGCCGGCGCTTTGGCCTGCGGCGGCCTCACCGTGGAAGCGGTGCTGGGTTCGCGCTCGCCGTTCGACGCCCGCATTCACGCCGCACGCGGTCAGCGTGGGCAGATCGATTCGGCTGCCGCTTACCGCGACCTGCTCGGCGACAGCAGCCAGGTCTCCCAGTCGCACCAGAACTGCGACAAGGTGCAAGACCCGTATTCCCTTCGCTGCCAGCCACAAGTCATGGGCGCGTGCCTGACCCAGTTCCGCCAGGCCGCTGAAGTGCTGGTGGTCGAAGCCAACGCGGTGTCCGACAACCCGTTGGTGTTCGCCGCCGAAGGCGATGTGATTTCCGGCGGTAACTTCCACGCCGAACCGGTGGCTATGGCCGCTGACAACATGGCGTTGGCCATCGCCGAAATCGGCTCGCTCAGTGAGCGCCGTATCTCGCTGATGATGGACAAGCACATGTCGCAACTGCCGCCGTTCCTGGTGGGCAATGGCGGCGTCAACTCCGGCTTCATGATTGCCCAGGTGACCGCCGCCGCGCTCGCCAGCGAGAACAAGGCGCTGGCCCACCCCCATAGCGTCGACAGCATCCCGACGTCCGCCAACCAGGAAGACCACGTGTCAATGGCCCCGGCTGCGGGCAAGCGCCTGTGGGAAATGGCCGAGAACACCCGCGGCATCCTCGCCGTCGAGTGGCTGGCCGCCTGCCAGGGCCTGGACCTGCGCGAAGGCTTGAAGACCTCGCCGAAGCTTGAACAGGCGCGGAGCATCCTGCGCGGCAAAGTGGCGTTCTATGACAAAGACCGCTTCTTCGCCCCGGACATCCTCGCCGCCAGCGAACTGCTCGCCAGCCGCTGCCTGAATGAGCTGGTGCCGGCCAAGTTGTTGCCGAGCCTGTAAGCGACACTCGCTCTGTAGTGAGCGGGCTTGCCCCGCGCTGGGCTGCGCAGCAGCCCCCTAACCGGAGTGGGGCTGCTTCGCAGCCCAGCGCGGGCGGTGCGACGATTCGACAAGCCCGCTCACCACAACAAGCCCGATCACCACAAAAAAGCAGTTGTCCCGAGCGCGGATTCTAATTTTCTCAGGATAAAAATAATTAAGGACGAGAAATGCACCAGCAAGAAAAGGGTTTGAAACGCGGCCTCAGCGCCCGACATATTCGCTTCATGGCACTGGGGTCGGCCATCGGCACCGGGCTGTTCTATGGCTCCGCCTCGGCCATCCAGATGGCCGGCCCCGCCGTGCTGCTGGCCTACCTGATCGGCGGCGCCGCGGTATTCATGGTGATGCGCGCCCTCGGTGAAATGGCCGTGCACAACCCGGTGTCCGGCTCCTTCGGCCAGTACGCCAGCACCTACCTGGGCCCGATGGCCGGGTTTATCCTCGGCTGGACCTACGCGTTTGAAATGATCATCGTCTGCCTCGCCGACGTCACGGCGTTCGGCATCTACATGGGCTTCTGGTTTCCCGAGGTCGCGCGCTGGGTGTGGGTGCTCGGCATCGTGTTCCTGATCGGCGGCCTGAACCTGTGCAACGTCAAAGTGTTTGGCGAGATGGAGTTCTGGCTGTCGCTGCTCAAGGTCGGCGCCATCGTGGCGATGATCCTCGGCGGTTTCGGCATCATGCTGTTCGGCATCCATTCGGCAGGCGAGACCCAGGCCAGCGGCCTGAGCAACCTGTGGGCCCACGGCGGCTTCATGCCCAATGGCATCGGTGGCCTGATTGCCTCGTTCGCGGTGGTGATGTTCGCCTTCGGCGGTATCGAAATCATCGGCATCACCGCCGGTGAAGCCAAGGACCCGCAACGCGTGATCCCCAAGGCGATCAACGCGGTACCGTTGCGCATCCTGTTGTTCTACGTGCTGACCCTGTTTGTGCTGATGGCCATCTACCCGTGGCCGCAGATCGGCAGCCAGGGCAGCCCGTTCGTGCAGATCTTCAGCAACCTGGGCATCGGCTCGGCGGCGACCATCCTCAACATCGTGGTGATCTCGGCGGCAGTCTCGGCGATCAACAGTGACATCTTCGGCGCGGGGCGCATGATGTATGGCCTGGCCCAGCAAGGGCAGGCGCCCAAAGGCTTTGCCCAGTTGTCCAAACAGGGCGTGCCGTGGATGACCGTGGTGGTGATGGGCGCAGCGCTGCTCGGCGGCGTGCTGCTCAACTACCTGATCCCGGAGAACGTATTCCTGGTGATTGCCTCGATTGCCACCTTCGCCACGGTGTGGGTATGGCTGATGATTCTGTTCACCCAGGTCGCCATGCGTCGCTCGATGACCAAGGAACAGGTCGCCGAGCTGAAATTCCCGGTACCGTTCTGGCCCTATGCGCCGGCGGCGGCCATCGTATTCATGCTGTTTGTATTTGGTGTGCTGGGTTACTTCCCGGACACCCAGGCGGCCTTGCTGGTCGGCGCCGTGTGGATTGTGCTGTTGGTGGTTGCGTACCTGCTGTGGGTCAAACCCGCCGCCGGGCAAGCGGCCACCGTCCATTACGACCCGGCTGTGTCTCATCGATAACTTAGGGAGGCGTTGATGAAAACCCTTTGGCAACACTGCCACGTTGCAACCATGGCCAATGGTAACTACTCGATCATCGAGGATGCGGCCATGGTCACTGCCGGCTCACTCATCCAGTGGATCGGCCCGCGCAGCCAAGTGCCGACGGCAGACTACGCCCAGGTGCATGACCTGCAAGGCGCGTGGGTCACTCCCGGGCTGATCGACTGCCACACCCACGCGGTGTTTGGTGGCAATCGCAGTGGCGAATTCGAGCAGCGCCTTGAGGGCGTGAGCTATGCCGAGATCGCGGCCAAGGGCGGCGGTATCGCCAGTACCGTGCGTGCCACCCGTGCGGCGACAGAAGATGAACTGTTTGCCAGTGCTCAAAAGCGCCTGCGCAGCCTGTTGCGCGACGGCGTGACCACGGTGGAGATCAAGTCCGGCTACGGCCTGGACCTGGCCAACGAACGCAAGATGCTGCGCGTGGCCCGCCGCCTGGGCGATGCGCTGCCGGTCAGCGTGCGCGCCACCTGCCTGGCGGCCCACGCGTTGCCGCCGGAGTACAAGGACCGCGCCGACGACTACATCGAGCATATCTGCAACGAGATGCTGCCGGCCCTGGCGGCAGAAGGGCTGGTGGACGCCGTGGATGCCTTCTGCGAATACCTGGCGTTTTCCACCGAGCAGGTGGAGCGGGTGTTCAAGGTCGCCCAGCAACTCGGCCTGCCGGTGAAACTGCACGCCGAACAGCTGTCGTCGCTGCACGGCTCCAGCCTGGCGGCACGTTATCACGCGTTGTCGGCGGACCATCTGGAGTTCATGACCGAAGAAGACGCCATCGCCATGGCCGCGTCCGGCACCGTTGCCGTGTTGTTGCCGGGTGCGTTCTACTTCCTGCGCGAAACCCAACTGCCACCGATGGATGCGCTGCGCAAACACGGCGTGAAGATCGCCATCGCCAGCGACCTCAACCCCGGCACCTCGCCGGCACTGTCGGTGCGCCTGATGCTGAACATGGCCTGCACCCTGTTCCGCATGACCCCCGAAGAAGCCCTCGCGGGCGCCACCCAACATGCGGCTACCGCGCTGGGCATGGGCGATACCCATGGTTCGCTGGAAGTCGGCAAGGTCGCGGACTTTGTCGCCTGGCAGATTGATCGTCCCGCCGACTTGGCCTACTGGCTGGGCGGCGAGTTGGATAAACGCGTCGTGCGCCACGGCGTCGATGTCACTGTGTAAGGAGTGCTGTTGTGGATAAGGTTCTGAACTTCAAACAAGGCCGCACGCCGCTGCTGATCAGCATGCCCCACGCCGGCCTGCGCCTGACGCCTGCGGTCGAGGCCGGGTTGATCCCCGAGGCGCAAAGCCTGCCGGACACCGATTGGCATATCCCCACGCTGTATGACTTTGCCGAGGAGCTGGGCGCCAGCACCCTCTCGGCGGAGTACTCGCGGTTCGTCATCGACCTGAACCGGCCCTGCGACGACAAACCGCTGTACGCCGGCGCCACCACCGGCTTGTACCCGGCGACATTGTTCGATGGCGTGCCGTTGTTCCGTGAAGGCCTGGCGCCGAGCGAGGCAGAGCGCGCCAGCTACCTGCAAAAGATTTGGGGTCCGTATCACCGGGCGCTGCAAGAGGAACTGGCACGGCTCAAGGCCGAGTTCGGCTACGCGCTGCTGTTCGATGCGCACTCGATCCGCTCGCTGATCCCACACCTGTTCGACGGCAAACTTCCCGACTTCAACCTCGGTACCTTCAACGGCGCCGCCTGCGACCCCGAACTGGCCAGCCAGCTGGAAGCCATCTGCGCCGGGCACCCGCAGTACAGCCATGTGCTGAACGGGCGATTCAAGGGCGGGCATATCACCCGCCATTACGGCGACCCGGCGCAGGATATTCATGCGGTGCAGTTGGAGTTGTGCCAGAGCACCTATATGGAAGAGGTCGAGCCATTCCGCTATCGCGCGGATCTGGCCGAGCCGACGCAGGTGGTGTTGAAGCAATTGCTGGAAGGTTTTTTGGCTTGGGGGCGTGGGCGCTATTGAATGAAATAAATACAAGTGCGGTTTCCTGCACAGAAAGCGCACCTGTATTTTTCAGCTATCCCCAACCGGTTCACGTTAGGGCTAACTATTAAGATAAGGTGATAGAAAAGCCTCAACGAACAGTTTGCTTTTTTCCTTCGGAAAGCAGAGAACTAAGTCGGTTTCCGAGATTAGATACATGTAATAGTCATAGCCAAAGTGAAACTCAACGCTTGCAGATTTCAGCTTGCATCAGATGTGTTCTCTCAAAATAGCCTGGAGGGCTGGGGCTAGTCGATCGACCTCAATGCTTTGTCCTTCGGTGTAAGGTTCACCCTCTGAATTTATTTCAAGACTGCTAACTATCAACGTAGAAGCGCCCAAGCATTGGCAAATTGCAATGACCGTTTCTACATAGTTAGTTTCGGTGAGTAGGTACTCTTCTTCCGAAGTCGAGGCGGGTTTCGCTCAGCGGATAACCGTGGCTGTCGTATTCGGTTTTACTGGGCGTCGACTGAGACCGACGTAGCAGTAACGCTTGCACTTTTTGCCAAGATCATTCCGGTTGTCGCGCTAGTTTAAGAAAGCAGGTTGTCGACAGACGTCAGAGCAAAAAGGCCAGCATATTTGAGTGTAGGTATGGACGTTTTTCTGTTCATCAAAAAACAGCTAACCCTGAGCGCGGTCATGACTCAGCATCGCTGATGTCGAGCTGCCCAATGAACACCATCGGCCATTCAGGGTTTTAAAACCTTCCGTGCTCCAAATGCCTCACGTTAGTTGTAATAAATTCACTGTTTTTTTGAAAAGCAGTCGCGTCAGAGTTGAAAAAATTTGAATCGTCTATTCATTTTTATTTTTCTTAATCAAATAAAAATTCAGGTATTTTTTGGGTCTTTCTTTGAAAGCTCTTTCTTTTCCGATGGAATAAGCCTCATCAAAATATCGAAAAGCCTCGCCCTCCTCATAAAGTTCGAAACAAACCATACCCAAATCTATCAATGGCCCGGTATTCCGTTGGGAACTTCTGCCAGCGAGTGCAGCTTGAGCCCAATACTTAGATTTTTTGAAATCACCGTTGTCAAAGTAGAAATTGTAAAGCGAGCCTGCAATCCATCCGGTCAATAGCTTCCAGCCCAATTTTGGCTCTGGGAGTAGCTCCCACGCTTGAATATAAGCAGCAAGCGCCTGAGGTTTTTTGCCTTCTTCGTCCAGCTTGTTTCCACCTTCTACGATGGAAGAAATTTTCGCATCTAGGTCTGGGCTTTCTTCAGATAGATCTTTCATAGGTAATGTCCTCAGTATCTATATTCAGGCTTCTCGGCCGGCCCTATGAATACATCTGGTTCCTTGTATCGGTCTTTCAGGCGTGCGCCTCGAGATCGGTTGTAGCTGTAATGCTCCAACTCATAGTTGTTCGGATCGCGCATCCAACCTCGTACCTCTTTGGCCTTGGCACCGTGATAGCCGCCTCTCTGATTCCAGTATCTGACAGCATCAGTTCGGTGCGCCATATCGGCATCCTTTATCGGGTACCACTCATTATCTAGCCTATTCTTGAACTTCATATTCTTGCCTTCACCCTTGATACGATCCTCAGTACGCATTCGTGCAATGACCGCTTTCCCCGTTTTACTATTTTTGCCTGGCGTTCTACCGACAGAATTTAGACGGCATGAAAGACCCAGCGGGTCAATCCAGCCGAAGGGATTGGGCGTGTAGTCGTAAAAATTCAGCCCTCCCCGTAGACCAACCGGATCCGGCGTCGTAAACCGCCCCACATCCGGATCATAAAACCGGAACGTGTTGTAGTGCAGCCCGATCTCCCGATCCAGATACTGCCCCTGAAACCGCAGGTTCTGTTCTTCAATGTAGTAAGGCTCGCGCACCTCCTCCAGCGTGTTGCCCCACACCTGATAAGTTGCGCGCCAGGCGTTGTGCCCGTCGGCTTCCGTCAGCTGTTCCGGCAACCCGTTCAGGTCGTTGTGGTAATAGCGCACGCGCTGGTGTTCGCCCTTTCCATCGACTCGGGCAAGCGGCGCGTAGCCGTCGTCTTCATAAAGGTAAAGGCTCGTCTGACTATGTCGATGCTCCTGCAATAGGCGCAGGCCTTCCCAGTCGAAGCGGGTTTCGCTCAGCGGATAACCGTGGCTGTCGTATTCGGTTTTACTGATGCGTCGGCCGAGTGGGTCATAGCTCATTTTTACCCGTGTTTCTCGCCCGTTTTTCTGGCTATGGACTTCAATCAAACGGTGTTCGGCGTCGTACGCGAAGCGTTGCAAGCCTCGGACGGTGCTGCGTTTTTCGATCAGCCGACCAAAGCCGTCGTAGCGGTAGCGCTTGTCCTGATACGTCAGCAACTTGTTGTGGCTCACTAATCCGGCGCCAAGCTGGGGGCCATCCAGCAAGTTCGCGGCAGCATCGTAGGCGAAGGTTTCCTGCTGACCTTGTGTGTTGTCCTGGGTAGCGATAATCCGACCGGTCGCGTCGTAGTGCAGCAGTTGGCGTTGGCCCGCTTCCAGGCGGCCGATCAGGTTGTCGGCGGG
The genomic region above belongs to Pseudomonas sp. S35 and contains:
- a CDS encoding amino acid permease, translating into MHQQEKGLKRGLSARHIRFMALGSAIGTGLFYGSASAIQMAGPAVLLAYLIGGAAVFMVMRALGEMAVHNPVSGSFGQYASTYLGPMAGFILGWTYAFEMIIVCLADVTAFGIYMGFWFPEVARWVWVLGIVFLIGGLNLCNVKVFGEMEFWLSLLKVGAIVAMILGGFGIMLFGIHSAGETQASGLSNLWAHGGFMPNGIGGLIASFAVVMFAFGGIEIIGITAGEAKDPQRVIPKAINAVPLRILLFYVLTLFVLMAIYPWPQIGSQGSPFVQIFSNLGIGSAATILNIVVISAAVSAINSDIFGAGRMMYGLAQQGQAPKGFAQLSKQGVPWMTVVVMGAALLGGVLLNYLIPENVFLVIASIATFATVWVWLMILFTQVAMRRSMTKEQVAELKFPVPFWPYAPAAAIVFMLFVFGVLGYFPDTQAALLVGAVWIVLLVVAYLLWVKPAAGQAATVHYDPAVSHR
- the hutI gene encoding imidazolonepropionase, which codes for MKTLWQHCHVATMANGNYSIIEDAAMVTAGSLIQWIGPRSQVPTADYAQVHDLQGAWVTPGLIDCHTHAVFGGNRSGEFEQRLEGVSYAEIAAKGGGIASTVRATRAATEDELFASAQKRLRSLLRDGVTTVEIKSGYGLDLANERKMLRVARRLGDALPVSVRATCLAAHALPPEYKDRADDYIEHICNEMLPALAAEGLVDAVDAFCEYLAFSTEQVERVFKVAQQLGLPVKLHAEQLSSLHGSSLAARYHALSADHLEFMTEEDAIAMAASGTVAVLLPGAFYFLRETQLPPMDALRKHGVKIAIASDLNPGTSPALSVRLMLNMACTLFRMTPEEALAGATQHAATALGMGDTHGSLEVGKVADFVAWQIDRPADLAYWLGGELDKRVVRHGVDVTV
- the hutG gene encoding N-formylglutamate deformylase; amino-acid sequence: MDKVLNFKQGRTPLLISMPHAGLRLTPAVEAGLIPEAQSLPDTDWHIPTLYDFAEELGASTLSAEYSRFVIDLNRPCDDKPLYAGATTGLYPATLFDGVPLFREGLAPSEAERASYLQKIWGPYHRALQEELARLKAEFGYALLFDAHSIRSLIPHLFDGKLPDFNLGTFNGAACDPELASQLEAICAGHPQYSHVLNGRFKGGHITRHYGDPAQDIHAVQLELCQSTYMEEVEPFRYRADLAEPTQVVLKQLLEGFLAWGRGRY